From the Diadema setosum chromosome 3, eeDiaSeto1, whole genome shotgun sequence genome, the window ataaattcaccaatagagaatgatttctgtttttgtaaactattcctttctatttccccgtttcgtgtatttccttcttttttttttctttctttcttttctcagtgCATCTTTCCATCGACTAGTTGATACTGCAAcaattattctttcttgggtttgtggtggctcttaaaagagccgtttgatttttggtgtgaggTGCAAATAAACTTATTTGGCACCCTTCTTGGCAGCAGGCTTCTTTGGTTTTGCCGCCTTGGATTTGGTCGTCGTCTTCTTCGCCACTTTCTTCGGGGTTGCCTTCTTGGATGGCTTCTTTGCTGCGGTCTTCTTCTTGGGCGTCTTCGTTTTCTCCGACTTGGTTGCCGTCTTCTTCGCCGGCTTCTTCTTTgtcgccttcttcttcttctccttcttttctgctgcagctttggccttcttggcgaccgccttctctttctttgcggCTGCCTTTGCCTTTGCCTTCTCGCGGTCAGCCTTAACCTTTGCCTTCTGCTTctcttttcgtgccttctccgcCGCCTCTGCCTttgctgccttgacgttcagctTGAAAGAGCCAGATGCCCCGACACCTTTCGTCTGAACCAGTGTCTcgttggcaacccctttccgcaGAGCTCGCTTGATGAAGATGGTCTGTCGGTCCATATCGCCTACTTTGTAGTTGGCTGCGATGTACTTCTTAATGGCCTGAAGCGATGATCCATTCCGCTCCTTCAGTGCGCCGATAGCAGCATTGACCATCACCTGGGTCGGTGGATGCTCGGGCGCTTTCTTCTTGGTCGTCTTCTTTGCTGCTTCCGAAGCCGCCATCACGATAACAATCGATGCGATACGTAGTGAGTCAGAGAGTAGTGGAACAAAACTAATGACTCGCAACCTTCGCACTGTCGTTTTATCAGCTCATTGCGTACCTCGAAGGAATCACCGGACATCTCGGGCATGGCGTCGTGCAGACGCTCTGCCTAATGTGCTTCCACATCTGTTCTCTGTTTCATATTACTTGATTTACTTTTCTGCTCCATTTGTTTTATCCACGTGTTTCCCTAAGGCAGCTGTTTTATATTACAACATGCCGAAAACTGCAACAATTTTAGACAGCAAACGCACAAACACTAGAGCATTaatgcaatcaaacacacaaacttcctACATACATGTGGCTGTGCTGTTCTTATGTTGTCGATAAATTActcttttattttaatacctTCTTTTTAACCTCAGAACGGCCTCGCCTGACGATTTATCATCTGTgcatttcataaattcataaattcttCCGAAATTAACTTGGTACTTAACTCTTGCTTATTTTCATACTCTAGTCTATGCTTATTCTTTACTCCATATTCTCTCCTCATCTAATGGTATGTATTGCCACCTTATatatttagtctttattctataGTCTTTATTCTTTAGTCTAGATATCCCTTATCTATTTTGTCTCcttatataatatcatgcattttcaccttacatatatatcattatatttcttcctttctctacatttcctatttatgtgtgattcaagtaaggataattagagagagagagagagagagagagagagaaaggaaaaaaaaaataaaaagaaaagaacagaaaaaaaaaaaacagatatagcggaaatctcaacacaacacaaaatagcatgatgaattgaatgtattctttctggaaaatgtggtggccctgataagggccgtttggTTGAAAAGAGCCGCCGTGAAGTGTCTAACTGGACTTTGCAGtcttcttcggcagaagcacagCCTGGATGTTTGGCAGTACACCACCCTGAGCGATTGTCACGCCTCCCAGCAGCTTGTTCAGCTCTTCGTCGTTGCGAACGGCAAGTTGAAGATGTCGCGGGATGATCCTCGTCTTCTTGTTATCGCGTGCGGCGTTGCCGGCCAGCTCTAGAATCTCAGCGGTCAGGTACTCCAGAACAGCAGCTAGGTACACTGGTGCACCAGCGCCTACTCTCTGGGCGTAATTGCCTTTACGAAGGAAGCGATGAACTCGGCCGACGGGGAACTGCAGGCCGGCGCGTGATGATCGAGACTTGGCcttggtgcgagccttgccagattttcctcgtccagacatggttggagacggagagacaaatgtgttgacgtgatctgaatgctgattcaactgagagtgtgatccccgccgattgtttccgcacccatttataccccgctcggggatccagcgggtcaagatccttttgttgaccggtcgaccaatcagcgtagccggtGGCAGAAGTGGGCAGCTGCTACTGCTGCCagtgcggacacaagcgctgtttgctgccctcttgctggctaactcgGCACAGTGTCTAGTAGTTCAATGCAGCTAGTTGTATCGCGGCGGCTgtccatatattatatttcacaataaagcaattgtgaatacacactttcagttgaatcagcattcggatcacgtcaacacattggtAAAAAGACTCCGAATTAACGtcacaatctttcatttttttttccttttcttgaccatatagttttactttttcttacccccctcccttcactccttctgtctccctatctatccctctcccccccccctctctctctctctctctctccctctctatcaagCACCTTACAGACCTCTTCTCGTCTCAATTACATATGAATTGATTTGCTAGGTACATAATCGCCGTAGACTGAGTTtcatttgaaggggggggggggcagatatccCTACTTTACgtgcatttcatttatctttgtggttttcttgttctcatttttcatttccgttcaactacgtgtgcacttttaaatacat encodes:
- the LOC140226131 gene encoding uncharacterized protein translates to MAASEAAKKTTKKKAPEHPPTQVMVNAAIGALKERNGSSLQAIKKYIAANYKVGDMDRQTIFIKRALRKGVANETLVQTKGVGASGSFKLNVKAAKAEAAEKARKEKQKAKVKADREKAKAKAAAKKEKAVAKKAKAAAEKKEKKKKATKKKPAKKTATKSEKTKTPKKKTAAKKPSKKATPKKVAKKTTTKSKAAKPKKPAAKKGAK
- the LOC140226132 gene encoding histone H2A, embryonic, whose amino-acid sequence is MSGRGKSGKARTKAKSRSSRAGLQFPVGRVHRFLRKGNYAQRVGAGAPVYLAAVLEYLTAEILELAGNAARDNKKTRIIPRHLQLAVRNDEELNKLLGGVTIAQGGVLPNIQAVLLPKKTAKSS